The following are from one region of the Gloeomargarita lithophora Alchichica-D10 genome:
- a CDS encoding Fic family protein — MLWQPIEDLPRDWQSLASSELPPLVTVWNEQADRLRQSGEFQIFNEKLRREIAIETGIIERLYTIDRGITRLLIEQGIEEALIPHGATDRPVKQVVSLIKDQEAAIAGLFDFVGGHRILSTSYIKQVHQLLTQSQDSTEALDPITGKIFPVLLIKGDWKRQPNNPLRPDGSVHEYCPPEQVVSEMDTLIAWHQQHCDQKIPPEIAAAWLHHRFTQIHPFQDGNGRVARCLASLVFIQARWFPLVLTRDDRAIYIMALEKADQGSLSSLIHLFAKSQKQAFLRSLGLSEQVLSETRRTQVIISSIAEKLKQNQSISIQQRCNKAETFASSLFSIASSRLQDVADEIKLSVQNFVDDAQVFTVPAPAGDSRSHYHRYQVVETAKQLGYFANLRNYHAWIQLVMNVKTSTTLLVSFHVLGHEYRGLLVCTACAYHRDEAEEGERNISDIQSLTDSPFQFSYADEEENLVQRFEPWLENVIMTGLEYWNKSI, encoded by the coding sequence ATGTTGTGGCAACCAATAGAAGATTTACCACGAGATTGGCAGAGTTTGGCGAGTTCTGAATTGCCGCCTTTAGTAACGGTTTGGAATGAGCAAGCAGATCGTCTGCGTCAATCGGGGGAATTTCAAATTTTTAACGAAAAGCTCCGGCGGGAGATAGCCATTGAAACTGGCATAATTGAGCGTTTATACACCATAGATCGTGGTATCACTCGCTTGCTGATTGAGCAGGGAATTGAGGAGGCACTGATCCCTCATGGAGCTACCGATCGTCCGGTCAAGCAAGTAGTTTCCCTCATCAAAGATCAAGAAGCCGCAATTGCAGGATTGTTTGATTTTGTGGGCGGGCACAGGATACTATCAACTTCCTATATCAAGCAGGTACATCAACTTTTAACGCAGAGCCAAGACAGCACAGAAGCCTTAGACCCGATTACAGGCAAGATATTTCCAGTTTTGTTGATCAAAGGTGACTGGAAACGTCAACCCAACAATCCACTCCGACCCGATGGTTCTGTGCATGAGTACTGCCCTCCAGAACAGGTTGTATCTGAGATGGATACACTCATTGCCTGGCATCAGCAACATTGTGATCAAAAAATTCCTCCTGAAATTGCAGCGGCATGGCTACATCATCGGTTTACGCAAATCCATCCCTTTCAAGATGGGAACGGTCGTGTTGCTCGTTGTTTGGCAAGTTTAGTATTTATTCAAGCCCGTTGGTTCCCTTTGGTTCTTACTCGTGATGATCGAGCCATTTACATAATGGCTCTGGAAAAAGCAGACCAGGGTAGTCTGTCCAGCCTGATCCATCTCTTCGCTAAAAGTCAAAAACAAGCTTTCTTAAGAAGCCTCGGTCTATCGGAGCAAGTCCTATCAGAAACACGTCGCACTCAAGTGATTATTTCCTCTATTGCCGAAAAATTAAAACAAAACCAATCAATATCTATTCAGCAACGGTGCAATAAAGCAGAAACTTTTGCTTCAAGTTTGTTTAGTATCGCTTCTAGCCGCCTCCAAGATGTTGCTGATGAAATTAAGCTGTCTGTCCAGAATTTTGTAGATGATGCACAGGTTTTCACGGTTCCTGCTCCTGCTGGTGATTCCCGCTCGCATTACCACCGCTACCAAGTTGTGGAAACAGCGAAACAGTTGGGATACTTTGCCAACCTTCGGAATTACCACGCTTGGATTCAATTAGTTATGAATGTAAAAACGTCAACTACCCTTCTGGTTTCATTTCATGTTTTAGGCCATGAATACCGAGGATTACTGGTATGTACTGCCTGTGCTTATCACAGGGACGAGGCGGAAGAAGGTGAGCGTAATATCAGTGATATTCAGTCCTTAACAGATTCTCCATTTCAGTTTTCCTATGCAGATGAAGAAGAGAACTTGGTGCAACGTTTCGAGCCATGGTTGGAAAACGTAATTATGACTGGTTTAGAGTATTGGAACAAGAGTATTTGA
- a CDS encoding NnrU family protein — protein MSHGIILGWLLGFALVHSGLAALRPQGEKLLGARGYRVLFASASLLVVVPLLGYFLKHRYDGVQLWQVQDVPGVRALVWGLTVISFGFLFPATFNLGEISAIQKPQIHLYFQGIIRISRHPQMVGQILWCLAHTLWIGSSFMVVTSLGLIAHHIFGVWHGERRWAKRFPEAFPELQANTSIIPFQAIIQGKQKLVLSEFLRPAYAGVVVFVSAVYWLHPQMWVWAQGFPF, from the coding sequence ATGTCCCACGGGATCATTCTAGGCTGGTTGCTGGGGTTTGCCCTGGTGCATAGCGGTTTGGCGGCTCTGCGTCCCCAGGGGGAGAAACTGCTGGGGGCACGGGGCTACCGGGTGCTATTCGCCAGTGCGAGTTTGCTGGTGGTGGTGCCCCTGCTGGGGTATTTCTTGAAGCACCGCTACGATGGGGTGCAGTTGTGGCAGGTGCAGGATGTGCCGGGGGTACGGGCATTGGTGTGGGGATTAACGGTAATTTCCTTTGGGTTTTTATTTCCGGCCACGTTTAATTTGGGGGAGATTAGTGCGATTCAAAAACCGCAAATTCACCTCTATTTTCAGGGAATTATTCGTATATCCCGACACCCGCAAATGGTGGGGCAAATTCTCTGGTGTCTTGCCCATACCCTGTGGATTGGCAGTTCATTTATGGTAGTGACTTCCCTGGGGTTGATCGCCCATCATATCTTTGGGGTATGGCATGGGGAGCGGCGGTGGGCAAAGCGTTTTCCTGAGGCATTTCCAGAGTTGCAAGCCAACACTTCTATTATTCCTTTCCAAGCTATTATCCAGGGGAAACAAAAACTGGTATTATCGGAATTTCTGCGTCCGGCCTATGCGGGGGTAGTGGTGTTTGTGAGCGCCGTTTATTGGTTGCATCCCCAGATGTGGGTGTGGGCACAGGGGTTTCCTTTTTAG
- a CDS encoding pentapeptide repeat-containing protein has product MDVSNLLQLAKLGHTEAIATLMTQALAGQGVTAQAKLRQGCLEVVLSGTDTPDQRQCLHIIRQGLTRLEVASIRTVKVYALRLGEAFPEWMEVFSLAAPEDSVPPTPRTTLPPRATSTITDGVYESGSRVNLTSDQVDIPLETYAEELLRRYQKGVRDFTGVKLIQVSLIDAVLDEIILQDADLSRAVLRRIKMAGAILKNINFAGANLIEADLTEADLTGANFGCMKLGGQAVNNLVGAAVPISTNIKKATLIRANLTHADFTRAALEEACLDQANLTGAILTRVNAKLCSFVQCTFNKADLSWGTFDGANFSGANLSRANLKRANLVGADLSQANLWYADLTEANLIRANLSRANLTGAKLVGTQMPDGRTTMDKRYSV; this is encoded by the coding sequence ATGGACGTTTCCAACCTCCTGCAATTGGCGAAATTGGGCCATACCGAGGCCATTGCCACCCTGATGACCCAGGCGTTGGCTGGCCAGGGGGTGACTGCGCAAGCCAAATTGCGGCAGGGTTGTTTGGAGGTGGTGCTGTCCGGGACGGATACCCCCGACCAACGCCAATGTCTGCACATCATTCGCCAGGGGTTGACCCGCTTGGAAGTGGCTTCAATTCGCACGGTGAAGGTTTATGCCCTGAGGTTGGGGGAGGCGTTCCCGGAATGGATGGAGGTGTTTAGCCTGGCGGCCCCGGAGGACAGTGTGCCCCCCACGCCCCGCACGACATTACCGCCCCGCGCCACGTCCACGATTACCGATGGGGTTTATGAGTCCGGTAGCCGGGTAAATCTCACCAGCGATCAGGTGGATATTCCCCTGGAAACCTATGCGGAAGAACTCCTGCGCCGGTATCAAAAAGGGGTGCGGGATTTTACGGGGGTGAAACTGATCCAGGTGTCGTTGATTGATGCGGTTTTGGATGAAATTATTTTGCAGGATGCGGATTTGAGCCGGGCGGTGTTGCGGCGGATCAAAATGGCGGGGGCAATCCTCAAAAATATCAATTTTGCCGGAGCCAACTTGATCGAAGCGGACTTGACCGAAGCGGACTTAACTGGGGCAAATTTTGGCTGTATGAAATTGGGGGGACAGGCGGTGAATAACCTGGTGGGAGCCGCCGTACCCATCAGCACCAATATTAAAAAAGCGACCTTAATCCGGGCGAATTTAACCCATGCGGATTTCACCCGTGCCGCTTTGGAGGAAGCCTGTCTGGATCAGGCCAATTTAACCGGTGCTATCCTAACCCGGGTGAATGCCAAGCTCTGTTCCTTTGTCCAATGCACATTCAACAAGGCGGATTTGAGTTGGGGGACTTTTGATGGTGCCAATTTTTCGGGGGCAAACCTGAGCCGTGCCAATCTCAAACGTGCCAATCTGGTGGGGGCGGATTTGAGTCAGGCCAACCTCTGGTATGCGGATTTGACCGAGGCCAATCTCATCCGTGCCAACCTCAGTCGCGCCAACCTCACGGGTGCCAAATTGGTGGGGACGCAGATGCCCGATGGCCGCACCACGATGGACAAACGTTATTCGGTCTGA
- a CDS encoding translocation/assembly module TamB domain-containing protein has translation MALELRQLAKTMSRFEGMSYPGRGWWVTGAVVLGTGAGLWAGGSFFVREKLAPLISQELSRTLNRPVTLGAVERFAWTGVRFGASAIPATATDPDYVQLRAIEVQFQPWQLLQERRLDIQLELIQPEAVLHQSPDQQWLRITPEIGNPTSPSPITVQVNQVRMAGGRVTLVPWATRTAQTYEQIQAKVLPGTEEIEFQTQAQAPGGGSLRLAGRWDVGLNFLKAQIQTQAVALPPVGALVGSFTKLPVTLRQGQITSDVSLAWRPGQTPEITGPVQVRGVVVRAPQLAQVQPEIQAQLQFTPQQVRVTEGQIRLAGVTAGVAGTVHFQRGFDLTAQVPATAIERVTQQLGLKSAVRGQVQSDWVVRGTLAQPYIRGRLATVGSLQIDQTRLQQATAEVVLAQGGVDIPRFQAQMAGAQVTGTGRIDPQQRLALRFQGTAQPERFLPPGETLPVRVGTVAVQGQLQGTLPQPQVLMDFQADQAQIPLRGQVQWRAERLQFRATGQQLQAVGAINTRTLAADIQFQVRQYDLQRLPVSLPLDLALRGEVDFQGRLRGNLRQPQISGDLGLIGLRVNHWQFEPQLRGTASFAPTAGVRLDVRGVQDQVAVNMVSGSLPQSVTIRRGRAVIQGQGREGRLAVNFRHIPLALFSSGLLQGDLQGTGLWDARQQRATGQLQVDQARWGNLVATKLGGQFQWRDQQLTLSRGELHQRQSRYQFEGQAQFRSQLQWQAKVQALEAQIQDLVPALISGSPPGANALAVNPVGQPNLPLGEQMAYFNQVQTQVQQYVANQQKNLGLPDLQELRGQWQGQATLQGNHRGELAANFDLRGRDWAWGQYKAERLTLQGRYDGTLQQGRLTLQPLQLVQGESQILFSGVLGGQQQTGQLLLSQIPVSYLTQLLPIPGELTGLVSGRATLAGSQANPQAKGEVQIQAGTWDNTPIQVAQSSFSYHQGRLNFGAELLVSDATSGVEPVRAGGSVPLQLPFSTVKASDDQIQLSLQVKNSGLTLINSLNPFARWQGGAGEIQVDVAGTWREPRLSGLARFQDAQVALTGLGDTLKNLTGEIRFLDDRLAAKQLQAQLNGGTLTLEGILPISRPLTPSDPAFKQPLTLALLPARIEQKNIYAGEASAQVTITGSAQTPVVGGEIQLSQGRVMLSDELLGGGASQSASANGEVPPESPAKTNGNGQKARFQDLKIILGKGLQVVRRPNLNVTTQGTLTLNGPLQKPQPSGTLNLQQGEVNVFLTRFRLDRTYNNQVVFDPRNGFDPDLDLRLTSTVTQGANQLDGNILQRRGNFPNEVPITLAERVQGLEAVRIQASIAGRASRLPNGLELSSSPNRTQEQIIALLGGFSTNSSPESAQLFLTNLASQTLLNEISRSFETDFGGISWRFFPTVLPALPDNRSLQQSALALGGEVRLDVRRFSASFLQMFTSFGNSVSDPNLSQLTLAYRINNQLRIRAVGSSDRDNRLILEYNKQF, from the coding sequence ATGGCACTGGAGTTGAGGCAGTTGGCAAAAACCATGTCACGGTTTGAGGGAATGAGCTACCCTGGGCGGGGGTGGTGGGTGACGGGGGCAGTTGTGCTAGGCACCGGGGCAGGGCTGTGGGCGGGCGGTAGCTTCTTTGTGCGGGAAAAACTGGCACCCCTGATTTCCCAAGAATTGAGCCGCACCTTGAATCGCCCGGTCACCCTGGGGGCGGTGGAACGCTTTGCTTGGACGGGGGTGCGCTTCGGGGCTTCGGCCATCCCGGCGACGGCGACCGACCCGGATTATGTGCAACTGCGGGCGATTGAGGTGCAGTTTCAACCCTGGCAATTGCTCCAGGAACGTCGGTTAGACATCCAACTGGAATTGATCCAACCGGAGGCGGTCTTGCACCAGTCCCCGGATCAACAGTGGCTCCGCATCACGCCCGAAATCGGTAACCCGACTAGCCCCTCTCCCATCACCGTGCAGGTGAACCAGGTACGCATGGCCGGTGGCCGGGTAACCTTGGTACCCTGGGCAACCCGCACAGCCCAGACCTACGAGCAGATTCAGGCCAAGGTATTGCCAGGGACAGAAGAAATAGAATTTCAAACCCAAGCCCAAGCCCCCGGCGGTGGCTCCCTGCGGTTGGCGGGCAGGTGGGATGTGGGGTTGAATTTCCTTAAGGCGCAAATCCAAACCCAGGCGGTGGCACTCCCGCCCGTGGGGGCATTGGTGGGGAGTTTTACGAAATTGCCCGTTACCCTGCGCCAGGGGCAAATCACCAGCGATGTGAGTCTGGCCTGGCGACCGGGACAAACGCCGGAAATTACCGGCCCGGTGCAGGTGCGGGGGGTGGTGGTGCGTGCCCCCCAGTTGGCGCAGGTACAACCGGAAATTCAAGCGCAGTTGCAATTCACTCCCCAGCAGGTGCGGGTGACCGAGGGGCAAATTCGCCTGGCCGGGGTGACCGCCGGGGTGGCGGGTACGGTGCATTTCCAGCGGGGTTTTGACCTAACGGCGCAGGTGCCCGCCACGGCCATTGAGCGGGTTACCCAGCAATTGGGGCTGAAATCTGCCGTCCGGGGGCAGGTGCAATCGGACTGGGTGGTGCGGGGAACTTTGGCGCAACCCTACATCCGGGGGCGGTTGGCTACTGTTGGCTCTCTGCAAATCGATCAAACCAGGCTCCAGCAGGCTACCGCAGAGGTCGTCCTTGCCCAGGGGGGGGTGGATATTCCCCGCTTCCAGGCGCAGATGGCGGGGGCGCAGGTGACGGGGACGGGGCGGATTGACCCCCAACAACGGTTAGCCCTTCGCTTCCAGGGCACCGCCCAGCCGGAGCGATTTTTGCCACCGGGGGAAACCCTGCCGGTGCGGGTGGGGACGGTGGCGGTCCAGGGGCAATTGCAGGGAACCTTACCCCAGCCCCAGGTGTTGATGGATTTTCAGGCTGACCAAGCCCAAATTCCCCTGCGGGGGCAGGTGCAATGGCGGGCGGAACGTCTGCAATTCCGGGCAACGGGTCAGCAGTTGCAAGCGGTGGGGGCGATCAATACCCGCACCTTGGCCGCCGATATTCAATTCCAAGTGCGCCAGTACGACCTACAGCGGTTGCCGGTGAGCTTGCCGTTGGATTTGGCTTTGCGGGGGGAGGTTGACTTTCAAGGGCGGCTGAGGGGCAATCTGCGGCAACCGCAAATTTCTGGGGACTTGGGTTTGATTGGTTTGCGGGTGAATCATTGGCAGTTTGAACCGCAACTGCGGGGGACGGCCAGCTTTGCCCCCACCGCCGGGGTGCGGTTGGATGTGCGGGGGGTGCAAGACCAGGTGGCGGTGAATATGGTGTCTGGGTCGTTGCCCCAGTCGGTAACCATTCGCCGGGGTCGGGCGGTGATCCAAGGTCAAGGTCGGGAGGGGCGTTTGGCGGTGAATTTCCGGCACATTCCCCTGGCGTTGTTTAGCAGTGGTTTGCTCCAGGGGGATTTGCAGGGGACGGGGCTGTGGGACGCTCGCCAACAACGGGCGACGGGGCAGTTGCAGGTGGATCAAGCCCGCTGGGGCAATCTGGTGGCGACGAAACTGGGGGGACAATTCCAGTGGCGCGACCAGCAACTCACCCTCAGCCGGGGGGAATTGCACCAACGCCAGAGCCGTTATCAATTTGAGGGACAAGCGCAGTTCCGTTCCCAACTGCAATGGCAGGCAAAGGTTCAGGCTTTAGAAGCACAAATTCAAGACCTAGTACCCGCCCTGATCAGCGGGTCGCCCCCGGGTGCCAATGCCCTGGCGGTGAACCCCGTTGGCCAACCCAACCTGCCCTTGGGCGAACAGATGGCCTATTTTAACCAGGTGCAGACCCAGGTTCAGCAGTACGTTGCCAATCAACAAAAAAACCTGGGTTTACCCGACTTACAGGAATTACGCGGGCAATGGCAGGGGCAGGCCACCCTCCAGGGCAACCACCGGGGGGAACTGGCGGCCAACTTTGACCTGCGGGGACGGGACTGGGCGTGGGGGCAGTACAAAGCGGAACGGTTGACCCTCCAGGGGCGTTATGACGGCACTTTGCAACAGGGGCGATTGACGTTGCAACCCTTGCAGTTGGTGCAAGGGGAGAGTCAAATCCTGTTTAGCGGGGTACTGGGCGGTCAGCAACAAACCGGGCAACTTTTGCTCAGCCAGATTCCGGTCAGCTACTTGACCCAATTGCTTCCCATTCCGGGGGAATTGACCGGGTTGGTGAGCGGCAGGGCGACCTTGGCGGGGAGTCAAGCCAACCCCCAGGCCAAGGGGGAAGTGCAAATCCAAGCGGGCACCTGGGACAATACCCCCATCCAGGTGGCGCAGTCCAGTTTCAGCTACCACCAGGGGCGGTTGAATTTTGGGGCGGAACTGTTGGTCAGCGATGCCACCAGCGGCGTGGAGCCGGTGCGCGCCGGGGGTAGTGTGCCGCTCCAGTTGCCCTTTAGCACCGTTAAGGCCAGCGACGACCAGATTCAGTTGAGCCTCCAGGTCAAAAACAGCGGTTTGACCCTGATCAATAGCTTGAATCCTTTTGCCCGGTGGCAGGGGGGGGCAGGGGAGATCCAGGTGGATGTGGCGGGTACTTGGCGGGAACCCCGTTTGAGTGGTCTGGCTCGCTTCCAGGATGCCCAGGTCGCCTTGACGGGTTTGGGGGATACCCTCAAAAACCTCACCGGGGAGATTCGTTTTTTGGATGACCGGTTGGCGGCCAAGCAACTGCAAGCCCAACTCAACGGCGGCACCCTCACGTTAGAAGGAATTTTACCCATCAGTCGTCCCCTGACCCCCAGCGACCCGGCTTTTAAGCAACCCCTTACCCTTGCCCTGCTGCCCGCCCGCATTGAGCAAAAAAATATCTACGCCGGGGAAGCCAGTGCCCAGGTGACCATTACCGGCAGTGCCCAAACCCCGGTGGTGGGGGGTGAAATTCAACTCAGCCAGGGGCGGGTGATGCTCTCCGATGAATTGTTGGGGGGGGGAGCATCCCAATCCGCATCGGCCAACGGGGAAGTCCCGCCAGAATCTCCAGCCAAAACCAACGGCAATGGTCAAAAAGCCCGGTTTCAGGACTTGAAAATCATTCTGGGCAAAGGCTTACAGGTGGTGCGTCGCCCAAACTTGAATGTCACCACCCAGGGCACCCTCACCCTCAATGGCCCGCTCCAGAAGCCCCAACCCAGTGGCACCCTGAATTTGCAGCAGGGGGAAGTGAATGTGTTTCTCACCCGTTTTCGCCTGGATCGCACCTACAATAACCAGGTGGTCTTTGACCCGCGCAATGGGTTTGACCCGGACCTAGACTTGCGTCTGACCTCCACCGTCACCCAGGGAGCCAATCAACTGGACGGCAATATCCTGCAACGGCGGGGCAATTTCCCCAACGAAGTCCCCATCACCCTCGCCGAACGGGTGCAGGGGTTAGAGGCGGTACGGATTCAAGCCAGCATCGCCGGTCGGGCCAGCCGCTTGCCCAACGGGTTGGAATTGAGCAGTAGCCCCAACCGCACCCAGGAGCAAATCATCGCCCTACTGGGGGGCTTTTCCACCAATTCCAGCCCGGAATCCGCCCAGCTATTTCTCACCAACCTGGCCAGCCAAACCCTGCTCAACGAAATTTCCCGTTCCTTTGAAACGGATTTTGGCGGCATTTCCTGGCGGTTTTTCCCCACCGTTCTCCCGGCTCTACCGGACAATCGCAGTTTACAACAGTCGGCTTTGGCCTTGGGGGGGGAAGTGCGGTTGGATGTGCGGCGATTTTCGGCTTCGTTTCTGCAAATGTTTACCAGTTTTGGCAATTCGGTCAGCGACCCCAATTTGTCCCAGTTGACCCTGGCCTACCGGATTAACAATCAACTCCGCATTCGGGCGGTGGGTTCCTCGGATCGGGATAACCGTTTGATTTTGGAATACAATAAACAGTTCTAA
- a CDS encoding Ycf66 family protein translates to MGIGIPAPIFLGIILILGSLVLFFLGRLRPALRRDSDVVYAVIGLLSGLILLANFGNLGFGLVFQQVLMIGALVALTWENLILRGKNPSPPSRGREMPPRRSRESYTPPSYREAESYRDYDRDYEYEPAPRRPNRRRSEVVLDPVDAWEAELPQSPRARMRGEVPNRYQEWDRDETDRDEEETAIVTTAGERQDSTPPVPARPPPISPPSFSSECPRTGQFRQF, encoded by the coding sequence GTGGGTATTGGTATTCCCGCCCCCATTTTTCTCGGCATCATCCTGATTCTGGGGAGTTTGGTTTTATTCTTTCTAGGGCGACTGCGGCCTGCCCTGCGCCGGGATTCGGATGTGGTTTATGCGGTGATTGGCCTCCTGAGCGGGTTGATCCTGCTGGCCAATTTTGGCAACCTGGGGTTTGGTTTGGTTTTTCAGCAGGTATTGATGATCGGGGCGTTGGTGGCCTTGACCTGGGAAAATTTGATTTTACGGGGTAAAAATCCCAGCCCCCCCAGCCGGGGACGGGAAATGCCCCCCCGCCGCTCGCGGGAAAGTTACACGCCCCCCAGCTACCGAGAGGCGGAATCCTATCGGGATTATGACCGGGACTATGAGTACGAGCCAGCCCCCCGCCGTCCCAATCGCCGCCGCAGTGAAGTGGTGCTTGACCCGGTGGATGCCTGGGAAGCCGAATTGCCCCAATCTCCCCGGGCGCGGATGCGGGGGGAAGTGCCAAACCGTTACCAGGAATGGGATAGGGATGAAACCGACCGGGATGAGGAAGAAACCGCCATTGTGACGACGGCAGGGGAGCGTCAAGACAGTACCCCCCCCGTCCCGGCGCGCCCGCCCCCAATATCCCCCCCGTCGTTCTCGTCCGAGTGCCCCAGAACTGGACAATTCAGACAATTTTGA
- the psbX gene encoding photosystem II reaction center X protein, translating into MTPTLANFLYSLLAGTLIVVIPATVGLIFVSQKDKIRRSS; encoded by the coding sequence ATGACTCCAACCTTGGCAAATTTTTTGTATAGCCTGCTGGCCGGGACGTTAATTGTGGTGATTCCCGCTACGGTGGGGCTGATTTTTGTCAGCCAAAAAGATAAAATCCGGCGGTCATCCTAA
- a CDS encoding pentapeptide repeat-containing protein produces MDLSSVLHQARQGDPEAIATLLTQALASQGVTVQARMRQGCLEVALTAAKIPDQAFCLKVLRQGLVQLNIPKLQTVRAMGLRQGEPFPEWMEVFSLEPPPVTPVPSPSDSNYDPPPSRSNGHYSPALTRDPDLPTQLLAEELLRRYERGQRNFSGVQLNQAALIEAVLDGIILQEADLSRCILRRVRLTQAQLQGANLAGANLIEADLTDADMSGCNLSPTKLTGQAVQALVGASVPVSTNLKRAILVRVNLSQADLSRVNGEEARFDQARLHRTVLARFNGKRASFVGADLTQADVSWAILDGANLTQVDFGCANLKRCNLVGANLTGANFNGADLTEANFLRANLTAVDLRKATLNSTQMPDGSIKFDKRYAR; encoded by the coding sequence ATGGATTTATCATCGGTACTTCATCAGGCACGTCAGGGTGACCCCGAGGCCATTGCGACCCTGTTGACCCAGGCGTTGGCTTCCCAAGGGGTAACGGTGCAAGCTCGGATGCGCCAGGGGTGTCTGGAGGTGGCGTTGACGGCGGCAAAGATACCGGATCAAGCCTTTTGTCTCAAGGTATTGCGCCAAGGGTTGGTGCAGTTAAATATCCCCAAGCTACAGACAGTGCGGGCGATGGGTTTGCGCCAGGGGGAACCGTTCCCGGAATGGATGGAGGTGTTTAGCCTGGAGCCGCCGCCGGTCACGCCGGTCCCCTCGCCCAGTGATTCCAATTATGACCCGCCCCCCAGTCGGAGCAATGGTCACTACAGCCCCGCCCTGACCCGTGACCCGGATTTACCCACCCAGTTGCTGGCGGAGGAGTTGTTGCGGCGGTATGAGCGGGGGCAACGGAATTTTAGCGGGGTGCAACTCAACCAAGCGGCTTTGATTGAGGCGGTGCTGGATGGAATTATTCTCCAGGAAGCGGACCTGAGCCGGTGCATCCTGCGGCGGGTACGGTTGACCCAAGCCCAGTTGCAGGGTGCCAATCTGGCCGGAGCTAATTTGATTGAAGCCGATTTGACGGATGCGGACATGAGTGGTTGCAACCTCAGCCCTACCAAACTCACCGGCCAGGCGGTGCAGGCCTTGGTGGGAGCCTCGGTGCCGGTCAGCACCAACCTCAAACGGGCGATCCTGGTGCGGGTGAATTTATCCCAGGCCGACCTATCGCGGGTGAACGGGGAGGAAGCCCGGTTTGACCAAGCCCGTTTGCATCGGACGGTTTTAGCCCGGTTTAATGGCAAGCGGGCTTCTTTTGTGGGAGCGGATTTGACCCAGGCGGATGTGAGTTGGGCGATCTTGGACGGCGCCAATCTGACCCAGGTGGATTTTGGGTGCGCCAACCTGAAACGGTGCAATTTGGTGGGAGCTAATCTCACTGGTGCCAATTTCAATGGGGCAGACTTGACCGAAGCCAATTTCCTGCGCGCCAATCTCACCGCTGTGGATTTGCGAAAGGCGACGTTGAATAGTACCCAGATGCCGGACGGGAGTATCAAATTCGATAAACGGTATGCCCGCTAA
- a CDS encoding pentapeptide repeat-containing protein, with the protein MPTPTELRDAYNAGERSFPQVQLAGQMLEGAVLNDAFLARANLQGAYLCYGQMGGVNLSQANLRHGELVRVNLKQANLSEADLRGANLLEANLTGASLFRAQLDGANLTEADLAYGNLRQASLSGAILSGCNLRAVDLQGAYLARVYLAGADLGEANLEGTVLAQGELSGVSLTQANLRGADLAGTNLTRADLYRADLTGANLIRADLTAAELGRVCLRQACLSAATLNRAMLRGADLNGGEGWTDLSSAVLTDGNLTDADLRRVNLTRANLSGAVLTGADLRGAQLWGTNFTNASLVGVNLAGTDLRMTTLTDAKMHRCDLSACNLQGVDLSRRELTGVNFHRADLRGANLSRAVLTQADLMEVLLEGADLSEADLRGARLTQQVTGANFKGARLPDGRLAT; encoded by the coding sequence ATGCCCACCCCTACCGAACTGCGGGATGCCTACAATGCCGGGGAGCGCTCGTTTCCCCAGGTGCAATTGGCGGGGCAAATGTTGGAAGGAGCGGTGTTGAATGATGCCTTCCTCGCCCGTGCCAATCTCCAGGGGGCCTATCTGTGTTACGGCCAGATGGGGGGGGTGAATTTATCCCAGGCGAATCTGCGTCACGGGGAACTGGTGCGGGTGAATTTGAAACAGGCCAACCTCAGCGAGGCGGATTTGCGGGGAGCCAATCTCCTGGAGGCCAATCTCACCGGGGCGAGTTTATTCCGGGCGCAGTTGGACGGAGCCAATCTCACCGAAGCCGACTTGGCCTACGGGAATTTGCGGCAGGCCAGCTTGAGTGGGGCGATTTTATCCGGGTGCAACCTGCGGGCGGTGGATCTGCAGGGGGCTTATTTGGCGCGGGTGTATCTGGCGGGGGCGGATCTGGGGGAAGCCAACCTGGAGGGGACGGTGCTGGCCCAGGGGGAATTGAGCGGGGTGAGTTTGACCCAGGCCAACCTGCGGGGGGCGGATTTGGCGGGCACCAACCTCACCAGAGCCGACCTGTACCGGGCGGATTTGACCGGGGCGAACCTGATTCGGGCGGACTTGACAGCGGCGGAACTGGGGCGGGTCTGTCTGCGCCAAGCCTGTCTGAGTGCCGCCACCTTGAACCGGGCGATGCTCCGGGGGGCGGACTTGAATGGCGGGGAGGGATGGACGGATTTGAGTTCGGCGGTCTTGACCGATGGCAATCTTACCGATGCCGACCTGCGGCGGGTCAATCTCACCCGGGCGAACCTGAGTGGGGCGGTGTTGACGGGGGCGGATTTGCGGGGCGCGCAACTGTGGGGCACCAATTTTACCAATGCCAGCCTGGTGGGGGTCAATTTGGCAGGCACCGATTTACGCATGACCACCCTGACCGATGCCAAAATGCACCGCTGTGACCTCTCCGCCTGCAATCTCCAGGGGGTGGACTTGAGTCGGCGGGAATTGACCGGGGTGAATTTCCACCGCGCCGACCTGCGGGGGGCCAATCTCAGTCGGGCGGTCTTGACCCAGGCAGACCTGATGGAGGTGTTGCTGGAGGGAGCCGACCTGAGCGAAGCGGATTTGCGGGGGGCGCGGCTGACCCAACAGGTGACCGGGGCGAACTTCAAGGGTGCCCGCCTGCCCGACGGTCGTTTGGCTACTTAG